Proteins encoded together in one Marinobacter salsuginis window:
- a CDS encoding class I SAM-dependent methyltransferase translates to MSADCLNAHLRKTLARGRVAVSRPAGCERVALYLFDPTVLEGPLSHEEAQAVVAEPAYWSFCWASGQVLASWILDNPGLVEGKRVLDFGSGSGIVAVAAAMAGAREAIACDIDPAALEAASANAALNGVSVGLCQDWADRPDELDVVTAADVLYDPENRPLLGVFREAAPRVLLADSRMKVLGDSAYRRQTTIEARTWPDLHEFEEFNKVRIYLAEGVAR, encoded by the coding sequence ATGTCAGCCGACTGTCTGAATGCGCATCTTCGCAAAACGCTGGCCCGTGGCCGGGTTGCCGTTTCCCGTCCCGCTGGCTGTGAGCGCGTCGCGCTTTATCTGTTTGACCCGACCGTTCTTGAGGGGCCCCTGTCCCACGAAGAAGCCCAGGCAGTGGTTGCCGAACCTGCCTACTGGTCGTTTTGCTGGGCCAGTGGTCAGGTGCTCGCCAGCTGGATTCTGGACAACCCCGGGTTGGTCGAAGGCAAACGGGTTCTCGATTTTGGTTCCGGTTCCGGGATAGTGGCCGTGGCTGCGGCGATGGCTGGCGCCCGTGAAGCCATCGCCTGTGATATTGATCCGGCAGCGCTGGAGGCAGCCAGTGCCAATGCGGCTCTTAACGGCGTTTCCGTTGGCCTCTGCCAGGACTGGGCAGATCGCCCGGATGAGCTCGATGTCGTAACAGCGGCGGATGTGCTCTACGACCCGGAAAACCGACCGTTGCTCGGCGTTTTTCGAGAGGCGGCACCTAGAGTGCTTCTGGCGGATTCACGAATGAAAGTGTTGGGTGACAGTGCCTATCGCAGGCAGACAACGATTGAGGCCCGGACCTGGCCAGATCTTCACGAATTCGAGGAGTTCAATAAGGTGCGCATCTATCTGGCCGAAGGCGTCGCCAGATAA
- a CDS encoding aminoacyl-tRNA deacylase: MPVQQLKEFLDEAGVEYMCLSHPPAYTAQELAHHVKIAGDRVVKTVIIELDGKMAMLVMPATWRIRWDRLSRILDTDFIDLADEQEFKDRFPDCEVGAMPPFGNLFGMTVYCAEALTEQPELAFAAGSHSESVHMKTADFINLVQPMVLNQGFNKPGAQKPAWLVKGRRRPEEADKQRVSGMVGY; encoded by the coding sequence ATGCCGGTACAGCAGTTGAAGGAATTCCTCGATGAGGCAGGTGTCGAGTACATGTGCCTCTCTCACCCCCCTGCGTATACCGCCCAGGAACTGGCCCACCACGTAAAAATCGCCGGCGACCGCGTCGTTAAAACGGTCATCATCGAGCTTGATGGCAAAATGGCGATGCTGGTGATGCCGGCGACCTGGCGAATCCGCTGGGACAGGCTATCCCGTATTCTGGACACCGACTTTATTGATCTTGCGGACGAACAGGAATTCAAAGACCGCTTCCCGGATTGCGAAGTGGGCGCCATGCCGCCCTTTGGCAACCTGTTCGGTATGACCGTGTACTGCGCCGAAGCCCTGACCGAACAGCCGGAACTGGCCTTTGCCGCTGGCAGCCACAGCGAATCGGTCCACATGAAAACTGCCGATTTTATTAACCTTGTGCAACCGATGGTACTGAACCAGGGCTTCAATAAACCGGGGGCCCAGAAGCCCGCCTGGCTGGTCAAAGGCCGTCGCCGGCCAGAGGAGGCTGACAAGCAGCGGGTATCAGGCATGGTCGGGTATTGA
- a CDS encoding mechanosensitive ion channel family protein, translating to MEDLFGAEGGASELMNQAVSLVMTYAPKVVLAIVTLIVGMWLINRFVGVLDNKLGKKDPTLNKFLCGLIGAILKILLLISVASMVGIATTSFIAIIGAAGLAVGLALQGSLANFAGGVLILIFKPFKVGDTIDAQGYLGSVREISILYTIVDTFDNRRIVIPNGQLANASLTNLSAYETRRCDMSFGIGYGDDIDKAKAVCKRLIEEDERALKDPAPLIVVGALGESSVDLTVRAWTKSADLWPFYWDMHEKVKKAFDAEGISIPFPQRDVHMIKSD from the coding sequence ATGGAAGATCTCTTCGGCGCTGAGGGAGGCGCCTCGGAACTCATGAATCAAGCCGTCTCCCTGGTGATGACTTACGCACCAAAAGTCGTGCTGGCCATTGTCACATTGATCGTGGGCATGTGGCTGATCAACCGCTTTGTCGGAGTTCTCGACAACAAGCTGGGCAAGAAAGACCCCACCCTGAACAAGTTTCTCTGCGGACTGATCGGCGCAATTCTCAAGATTCTACTGCTGATCTCTGTCGCCTCCATGGTTGGCATTGCCACAACATCGTTCATTGCCATCATTGGTGCTGCCGGTCTCGCCGTCGGTCTTGCGCTGCAGGGCAGCCTCGCCAATTTCGCTGGCGGCGTGCTGATCCTTATCTTCAAGCCTTTCAAGGTTGGCGATACGATTGATGCTCAGGGCTACCTTGGCTCCGTCCGGGAAATCTCCATCCTTTACACCATTGTCGATACCTTCGATAACCGCCGGATCGTGATCCCGAATGGGCAACTGGCCAACGCCAGCCTGACCAACCTGAGCGCCTATGAAACCCGTCGTTGCGACATGAGCTTCGGCATTGGCTACGGCGATGACATCGACAAGGCCAAGGCCGTCTGCAAGCGCCTCATCGAAGAAGACGAGCGGGCACTGAAAGACCCAGCACCCCTCATCGTGGTGGGCGCCCTTGGCGAAAGCTCCGTCGACCTGACGGTTCGGGCCTGGACCAAGTCCGCTGATCTGTGGCCGTTCTACTGGGACATGCACGAGAAAGTGAAGAAAGCGTTCGACGCCGAGGGCATCAGCATTCCGTTCCCTCAGCGCGATGTGCATATGATCAAATCCGACTGA
- the phoU gene encoding phosphate signaling complex protein PhoU, whose amino-acid sequence MPTKKDDVYGDHISHKFNNELMELKTEFLKMGGMVEAQVENAIQALVDGDGHMADEIRANDKKVDKMEVEIDEEATLIIARRQPTARDLRLVISVIKMVADLERVGDEAKKIAKLAIKLQEEGQAPRGYVEVRHIGTHVLSMLHDALDAFARLDSEQALRIMKEDKRVDEEYQAAARTLLTFMMEDTRNISRCMSVMWVLRALERVGDHACNIAENVIFMVKGEDVRHTPVEEAEKVVGR is encoded by the coding sequence ATGCCTACGAAGAAGGACGACGTTTACGGGGATCACATCTCCCACAAGTTCAACAACGAACTGATGGAGCTCAAGACCGAGTTCCTGAAAATGGGTGGGATGGTAGAAGCCCAGGTCGAGAATGCCATTCAGGCATTGGTGGATGGTGACGGTCACATGGCCGACGAAATCCGCGCCAACGACAAGAAAGTCGACAAAATGGAAGTGGAGATCGACGAGGAAGCCACCCTGATCATCGCCCGTCGGCAGCCGACGGCACGGGATCTGCGACTGGTGATCTCGGTCATCAAGATGGTTGCCGACCTGGAGCGCGTTGGCGATGAGGCCAAGAAGATCGCCAAGCTGGCCATCAAGCTGCAGGAAGAAGGCCAGGCGCCGCGCGGCTACGTGGAAGTGCGCCACATCGGCACCCACGTGCTCAGCATGCTCCACGATGCCCTGGATGCCTTTGCTCGCCTGGATTCTGAGCAGGCGCTGCGGATCATGAAGGAAGACAAGCGCGTTGACGAGGAATATCAGGCTGCGGCCCGCACCCTGCTGACCTTCATGATGGAAGATACCCGCAACATTTCACGGTGCATGTCCGTGATGTGGGTGCTCCGTGCCCTGGAGCGGGTAGGTGACCACGCGTGCAACATCGCCGAGAACGTGATCTTCATGGTTAAAGGCGAGGACGTTCGTCATACGCCTGTGGAGGAAGCTGAGAAGGTAGTCGGCCGCTGA
- a CDS encoding acyl-CoA thioesterase codes for MTALDDDKPTPRGDLTLQVIPLPADTNANGDVFAGWLVKQMDLAAATMAGRISQGRNATVAMDRMEFLSPLRVGSQVGCYCELVDIGRSSMKISVEVWTLDRTAKNPRKVTEGLFVYVAIDEHGRIREVPEQNL; via the coding sequence ATGACAGCGTTAGACGACGACAAACCCACGCCCCGTGGTGATCTTACCCTCCAGGTCATTCCTCTCCCCGCCGATACCAATGCCAATGGCGATGTCTTCGCCGGCTGGCTGGTAAAACAGATGGATCTCGCCGCCGCCACCATGGCCGGGCGTATTTCCCAGGGTCGCAATGCCACGGTGGCTATGGATCGGATGGAGTTTTTGTCACCGTTGCGGGTCGGATCACAGGTAGGTTGCTACTGCGAGCTTGTCGATATTGGCCGCAGCTCCATGAAGATCAGCGTGGAAGTGTGGACCCTGGACCGGACGGCCAAGAACCCGCGCAAGGTGACCGAGGGTCTGTTTGTCTATGTCGCCATCGATGAGCATGGACGGATCCGGGAAGTCCCCGAACAGAACCTCTAG
- a CDS encoding histidine triad nucleotide-binding protein: MSETIFTKIINREIPADILYEDDLALAFSDINPQAPVHFLVIPKKAIATINDITEDDRELVGHLYLVAAKIAKEKGFADDGYRVVMNCGENSGQTVFHIHLHVLAGKPLGWPPYTDKMKQG; the protein is encoded by the coding sequence ATGTCAGAGACGATTTTCACCAAGATCATCAACCGCGAGATCCCTGCGGATATCCTCTACGAAGACGACCTCGCCCTCGCGTTCAGTGACATCAACCCGCAGGCGCCGGTCCATTTTCTGGTCATCCCCAAGAAAGCCATCGCCACCATCAACGACATCACCGAAGACGATCGGGAACTGGTGGGGCATCTTTATCTGGTGGCAGCGAAGATTGCCAAGGAGAAGGGGTTTGCCGACGATGGCTACCGGGTTGTCATGAACTGCGGGGAAAACTCCGGACAGACGGTGTTCCACATCCATCTGCACGTACTTGCCGGCAAGCCGCTGGGCTGGCCTCCGTATACCGATAAGATGAAGCAGGGCTGA
- the mnmH gene encoding tRNA 2-selenouridine(34) synthase MnmH, whose amino-acid sequence MASRPDTDDYLSLFLNDVPLMDVRAPVEFSRGSFPNTENAPLMNDEERHRVGICYKEKGQDKAIELGHQLVSGDSKAQRIEAWKRFVARHPEGYLFCFRGGLRSRLTQQWIRDAGIDYPLVKGGYKALRRFLIDSLEAQVKSGEFRILSGRTGTGKTRVLQQLPNPVDLEGLANHRGSSFGRQVTPQPSQIDFENRLAVAMLKAHHLKGGPIYLEDESRLVGRCALPESLKNRMAESPLLILEQPMEERIGIIREDYVEGMFADYVNRDGTEAGWLNFRDYLLSAIDRIRKRLGGERHRQLRGLMEEALLQQETTGRTGTHDAWIEALLKDYYDPMYDYQMGQKEGRILVRGGPKTILQWASERSIA is encoded by the coding sequence ATGGCAAGCAGACCCGACACCGACGACTACCTTTCCCTGTTCCTGAATGACGTACCACTGATGGACGTCCGGGCACCGGTGGAGTTCAGCCGTGGCAGTTTTCCGAACACGGAGAACGCGCCCCTGATGAACGATGAGGAGCGCCACCGGGTCGGCATCTGTTACAAGGAAAAAGGCCAGGACAAGGCCATTGAGCTCGGCCATCAGTTGGTGTCCGGTGACAGCAAGGCCCAACGCATCGAAGCCTGGAAACGCTTTGTTGCCCGGCATCCCGAAGGTTATCTGTTCTGTTTCCGGGGCGGCCTGCGGTCCCGGCTTACCCAACAGTGGATACGGGACGCTGGCATTGACTACCCGCTGGTCAAAGGCGGCTACAAGGCGCTGCGCCGGTTTCTGATTGACAGCCTGGAAGCGCAGGTCAAATCTGGTGAATTCCGGATTCTCAGTGGTCGCACCGGCACCGGCAAGACGCGGGTTCTACAACAGCTGCCGAACCCGGTGGATCTAGAAGGCCTGGCCAACCACCGGGGGTCCAGTTTCGGGCGCCAGGTGACCCCCCAACCTTCACAGATCGATTTCGAAAACAGGCTGGCCGTGGCCATGCTCAAGGCCCACCACCTCAAGGGCGGCCCGATCTACCTGGAAGATGAGAGCCGGCTGGTGGGGCGATGCGCCCTGCCCGAATCCCTTAAAAACCGCATGGCGGAGTCGCCACTACTGATTCTCGAACAACCCATGGAAGAGCGCATTGGCATCATCCGGGAGGACTATGTCGAGGGCATGTTTGCGGATTACGTGAACCGCGACGGAACCGAAGCTGGCTGGCTGAACTTCCGGGACTATCTGCTGAGCGCCATCGATCGCATCCGCAAGCGCCTGGGTGGTGAACGTCACAGGCAACTGCGAGGTCTGATGGAAGAGGCGCTGCTGCAGCAGGAAACCACCGGACGGACTGGCACCCATGACGCCTGGATTGAGGCACTGCTGAAGGACTATTACGACCCCATGTACGACTACCAAATGGGCCAAAAGGAAGGCCGGATTCTGGTCCGCGGGGGCCCAAAAACCATTCTCCAGTGGGCCAGCGAGCGCTCAATTGCGTAA
- the pstA gene encoding phosphate ABC transporter permease PstA produces the protein MTDQRSQAEIVRQSLKRRYRKERRFRAYGVMAIAIALGALIILFTDIIGKGYTGFVKTTITMDVNLDGEMMYLDDPTDERQIKMADFVEPLVQALIKEIPGATEDDRKNVRELINPYASVTLRDALKANPEWLGTTQSMTFLTHTDVDVYVKHAGDDAYSIKLNDQQKAWVDELLERDVIETSFNDVFFSGGDSRDPSKAGILGAIVGSLLTMFVTLILSFPIGVAAAIYLEEFAPQNKFTDFIEVNINNLAAVPSIIFGLLGLAVFINLFGMPRSVPVVGGLVLTLMTLPTIIISSRAAIKSVPPSIREAAEGIGASKMQVVLHHVLPLAMPGMLTGSIIGMAQALGETAPLLLIGMVAFIVDVPDGFFDSATVLPVQVFLWAGSPELAFIERASAAIMVLLTFLISMNALAIWMRKRLERRW, from the coding sequence ATGACTGATCAACGTTCACAGGCGGAAATTGTCCGCCAGTCGCTCAAGCGCCGCTACCGTAAGGAACGCCGTTTCCGCGCCTACGGCGTCATGGCCATTGCCATTGCATTGGGGGCCCTGATAATCCTGTTCACCGATATCATCGGCAAGGGTTACACCGGCTTCGTCAAAACCACCATCACCATGGATGTAAACCTGGATGGTGAAATGATGTACCTGGATGATCCCACGGACGAGCGTCAGATCAAGATGGCTGATTTTGTCGAGCCGCTGGTTCAGGCGTTGATCAAGGAGATACCTGGTGCAACGGAGGATGACCGGAAAAACGTTCGCGAACTGATAAACCCCTACGCATCGGTGACGCTCCGGGATGCACTGAAGGCCAATCCGGAATGGCTGGGTACCACCCAATCCATGACATTCCTCACGCACACCGACGTGGATGTCTACGTAAAGCACGCAGGGGATGACGCCTACTCGATCAAGCTGAATGATCAGCAAAAAGCCTGGGTGGATGAGCTTTTGGAGCGGGATGTCATCGAAACATCGTTCAATGATGTGTTTTTCAGTGGTGGCGATTCCCGTGATCCATCCAAGGCAGGTATTCTCGGCGCAATTGTCGGTTCGTTGCTGACCATGTTCGTTACCCTGATCCTGTCGTTCCCGATTGGTGTTGCCGCAGCGATCTATCTGGAAGAGTTTGCGCCTCAGAACAAGTTTACCGACTTCATTGAGGTCAATATCAACAACCTGGCGGCGGTGCCATCCATTATTTTTGGTCTGCTGGGCCTGGCCGTGTTCATCAATCTTTTCGGGATGCCGCGTTCGGTTCCGGTGGTTGGTGGCCTGGTGCTGACACTGATGACGCTGCCAACCATCATCATCTCCAGCCGGGCCGCAATCAAAAGCGTTCCGCCCTCGATCCGCGAGGCCGCCGAAGGTATCGGCGCCTCCAAGATGCAGGTGGTTCTGCATCATGTGCTGCCGCTGGCCATGCCTGGAATGCTTACCGGTTCCATCATCGGGATGGCCCAGGCTCTGGGTGAAACCGCACCGTTGCTGCTGATCGGCATGGTGGCCTTTATTGTGGATGTGCCCGACGGCTTCTTTGATTCGGCCACCGTTCTGCCCGTACAAGTCTTCCTGTGGGCCGGCAGCCCGGAACTAGCCTTTATTGAACGTGCGTCGGCAGCCATCATGGTGCTGTTGACCTTCCTGATCAGCATGAATGCATTGGCCATCTGGATGCGCAAACGCCTTGAGCGCCGGTGGTAA
- the pstC gene encoding phosphate ABC transporter permease subunit PstC, with protein MQPANLLLLTLVMAVVAYGLGYARSRSLAMPMGGIRHLKSLPFYYGARAALWSVIPALLVLGCWMAFQGKVIQLIVIGGLPQDMVPATDGEASLLLSKISNVASGALPPGFVEAPIVEAAERLKALRSQSQFLMSALVVSVAVLAGFLGWLRIRPHLNARVQVESILKWVFFACAALAILTTVGIIFSVAFETFRFFGKVPFTEFFFGSHWSPQTALRADQVASEGAFGMIPLFTGTLLISAIAMTVAVPVGLLSAIYLSEYAGKKVRGVVKPLLEMLAGIPTVVYGFFAALTVAPFISDLAASIGIEASSQSALAAGAVMGIMIIPFVSSLSDDVINAVPQAMRDGSLALGATQSETMKKVIFPAALPGIMGGILLAVSRAIGETMIVVMAAGLAANLTANPLETVTTVTVQIVTLLTGDQEFDSAKTLAAFALGAMLFLATLLLNVIALKIVRKYREQYD; from the coding sequence ATGCAACCGGCTAATCTTTTATTACTGACCCTGGTTATGGCCGTCGTGGCTTATGGTCTTGGATATGCTCGTTCCCGGTCATTAGCGATGCCTATGGGCGGGATTCGTCATCTGAAGTCCCTGCCTTTTTACTATGGCGCCCGGGCGGCTTTATGGAGCGTTATCCCTGCTCTGCTGGTACTGGGCTGTTGGATGGCTTTTCAAGGCAAAGTGATTCAGTTAATCGTGATTGGTGGCCTGCCTCAGGATATGGTTCCTGCTACCGATGGTGAAGCAAGTCTCTTGCTGAGCAAGATCAGTAACGTCGCCAGCGGAGCATTGCCGCCTGGATTTGTTGAAGCGCCCATTGTCGAGGCTGCGGAACGGTTAAAGGCACTGCGCTCCCAGAGCCAGTTTCTGATGTCTGCGTTGGTTGTCTCGGTTGCTGTATTGGCGGGCTTTCTGGGCTGGTTAAGAATCCGGCCGCATTTGAATGCCCGTGTCCAGGTTGAATCCATACTAAAATGGGTATTTTTCGCCTGCGCGGCTTTGGCCATATTGACCACTGTCGGAATCATTTTCTCGGTAGCGTTCGAGACATTCCGGTTTTTCGGCAAAGTCCCGTTCACCGAGTTTTTCTTTGGCAGCCACTGGAGTCCCCAGACCGCCCTTCGGGCCGATCAGGTAGCATCCGAGGGTGCTTTCGGCATGATCCCCCTGTTCACCGGCACCCTGCTGATCTCAGCCATCGCCATGACTGTGGCAGTTCCGGTCGGGTTGCTTTCGGCGATTTACCTGTCCGAATATGCCGGCAAGAAGGTTCGCGGCGTGGTCAAGCCGTTACTGGAAATGCTGGCGGGTATTCCGACTGTGGTCTATGGCTTCTTCGCCGCTTTGACCGTGGCACCGTTTATCAGTGACCTTGCTGCCTCGATTGGTATTGAGGCGTCGTCCCAGAGTGCCCTGGCAGCAGGTGCCGTTATGGGCATCATGATTATTCCGTTCGTTTCGTCCCTTTCGGATGACGTTATCAATGCAGTGCCCCAGGCCATGAGGGATGGTTCCCTAGCGTTGGGCGCGACGCAGTCGGAAACCATGAAGAAGGTGATTTTCCCGGCTGCGCTGCCCGGCATCATGGGCGGTATTCTGCTGGCAGTCTCCCGGGCTATCGGCGAGACCATGATTGTGGTCATGGCGGCGGGCCTGGCGGCCAACCTGACTGCCAATCCGCTGGAAACCGTCACCACCGTTACTGTCCAGATCGTGACTCTGCTTACCGGTGACCAGGAATTCGACAGCGCCAAGACGCTGGCTGCCTTCGCATTGGGCGCCATGCTCTTCCTGGCAACCCTGTTGCTCAACGTCATTGCACTGAAAATCGTACGCAAATATCGGGAACAGTATGACTGA
- a CDS encoding FAD-dependent monooxygenase, whose protein sequence is MTQAFDIVVVGAGMVGAALATGLGQNGFSVALIDRSPPPAFSPDTAPDIRVSALSAGSERYLQSLGAWDHILGMRATPYKRLAVWDETRFPLQNLVPRKLAEVQFDATELGAHHLGHIVENSVTQQALWQTADACPHVTLFHGHGVASLAQSGDTATVTLDDGRELLASLVVGCDGAQSRIRDVAGIGTTRNQYDQQAMVISVRYQGPVEDITWQGFHPSGPRAFLPLHSAGPEHAGESWGSLVWYDSPEELARLKSLDDSTLMSEIQSSFPASLPLLTHIDSKASFPIARQHAKQYHSGRVVLAGDSAHTINPLAGQGVNLGFQDAQALQFALKEAKRAGDDLADPKWLTLYEQKRRPANRRMMLTMDLFYHLFSNRIPPVHLLRNLGLGAARALPFARNRVARYAMGIDEELPAVVRQITSRIPGLNQL, encoded by the coding sequence ATGACTCAAGCCTTTGATATTGTGGTAGTTGGCGCCGGTATGGTCGGTGCCGCACTGGCCACTGGCCTCGGCCAGAATGGTTTCAGTGTTGCACTCATTGATCGGTCTCCGCCGCCCGCCTTTAGTCCAGACACCGCCCCGGACATCCGGGTTTCTGCGCTTAGCGCCGGCAGCGAGCGCTATCTTCAGAGCCTCGGCGCCTGGGACCACATCCTTGGAATGCGCGCAACGCCTTACAAGCGACTGGCCGTCTGGGATGAAACCCGCTTTCCGCTACAGAATCTCGTGCCCCGGAAACTGGCCGAAGTCCAATTCGACGCCACCGAACTGGGCGCACACCACCTGGGACACATCGTCGAGAACTCGGTCACCCAGCAGGCACTCTGGCAAACCGCCGACGCTTGCCCCCATGTGACGTTGTTCCACGGCCATGGTGTTGCCTCCCTGGCACAGTCCGGTGATACGGCGACTGTTACTCTGGACGATGGCCGCGAGCTACTCGCAAGTCTGGTAGTCGGTTGCGATGGCGCCCAATCCCGAATCCGGGACGTCGCCGGCATCGGGACCACCCGGAACCAGTATGACCAGCAGGCCATGGTCATCTCCGTGCGTTATCAGGGGCCGGTTGAAGACATTACCTGGCAGGGCTTTCATCCCTCGGGGCCCCGAGCCTTCCTGCCATTGCACAGTGCCGGCCCGGAGCATGCCGGCGAAAGCTGGGGTTCCCTGGTCTGGTACGATTCACCCGAGGAACTCGCTCGCCTGAAATCGCTGGACGACAGCACCCTGATGAGCGAAATCCAGTCATCATTTCCCGCGAGCCTGCCACTGCTGACCCACATCGACAGCAAGGCCTCGTTCCCCATCGCCCGGCAACATGCCAAACAATACCATTCCGGGCGCGTGGTTCTGGCCGGCGATTCCGCCCACACCATCAACCCCCTGGCCGGCCAGGGCGTGAACCTGGGCTTCCAGGATGCCCAAGCCCTGCAGTTCGCCCTCAAGGAAGCCAAGCGGGCGGGCGATGATCTGGCGGACCCGAAGTGGCTTACCCTGTATGAACAAAAACGCCGGCCGGCGAACCGCCGAATGATGCTGACCATGGATCTGTTCTACCATCTGTTCAGCAATCGGATTCCGCCGGTCCATCTGCTGCGCAACCTGGGCCTGGGCGCCGCCCGCGCCCTGCCCTTCGCCCGCAACCGCGTGGCCCGTTACGCCATGGGCATCGACGAGGAACTGCCGGCCGTGGTCAGGCAGATAACTTCCCGGATTCCGGGACTGAACCAGCTTTAA
- the pstB gene encoding phosphate ABC transporter ATP-binding protein PstB, with translation MNSVNTTIASEVSQPDEVAVPVQESKPAETIIEEGKTVGKPFSDDPKFKLRDVEVFYGDSPAIKKISLDIGRNEVIAFIGPSGCGKSTFLRCLNRMNDSIDICRVKGSLKLDDHDIYDPKRDVVELRARVGMVFQKPNPFPKSIYDNVAYGPRIHGLANRKSDLDEIVETSLRKAGLWDEVKDRLDANATGMSGGQQQRLCIARAIAVSPEVVLMDEPCSALDPIATAKVEELIAELSESYTIVIVTHSMQQAARVSHRTAYFHLGHLVEVNETNKVFTSPEHELTESYITGRFG, from the coding sequence ATGAATAGTGTGAATACAACCATTGCCAGTGAAGTTTCCCAACCGGATGAGGTCGCCGTGCCAGTTCAGGAATCCAAACCCGCTGAAACCATCATTGAGGAAGGGAAAACCGTCGGGAAGCCGTTCTCGGACGACCCAAAGTTCAAGCTTCGGGATGTCGAGGTATTCTACGGCGATTCTCCCGCCATCAAAAAAATCAGCCTCGACATTGGCCGTAACGAGGTCATTGCCTTTATCGGTCCGTCGGGTTGCGGTAAATCCACCTTCCTGCGGTGCCTGAACCGAATGAACGACAGTATCGATATCTGTCGTGTAAAGGGCTCCCTGAAACTGGACGACCACGACATCTACGATCCCAAACGGGATGTTGTTGAGCTGCGGGCCCGGGTCGGCATGGTTTTCCAGAAGCCCAACCCGTTCCCCAAGTCCATCTACGACAACGTGGCATACGGCCCCCGAATTCACGGTCTGGCCAATCGCAAATCCGATCTGGACGAAATTGTGGAAACCAGCCTGCGCAAGGCCGGCCTTTGGGATGAGGTAAAGGATCGCCTGGACGCCAACGCAACCGGCATGTCCGGCGGTCAGCAGCAGCGTCTGTGCATTGCGCGCGCCATTGCTGTCAGCCCGGAAGTGGTTCTGATGGATGAGCCCTGTTCGGCGCTGGACCCTATTGCCACGGCGAAAGTGGAAGAATTGATTGCCGAGCTGTCTGAGAGCTACACGATCGTTATCGTTACCCACTCGATGCAGCAGGCGGCCCGGGTATCCCACCGTACAGCCTATTTCCACCTGGGGCACCTGGTGGAAGTGAACGAGACCAACAAGGTATTCACCTCCCCGGAACACGAACTGACCGAGTCCTACATCACCGGCCGTTTCGGCTGA
- a CDS encoding substrate-binding domain-containing protein, translated as MKLNKALATVALAGSVAAMSAPAMARDTISIVGSSTVYPFATVVAERFGTKTDFSTPKLESTGSGGGLKLFCQGIGTQHPDITNASRRMKTSEFELCQSNGVKDITEFRIGSDGIVIASSKEAENLDITLEQLFLALGSKVPVNGEWVANPNKNWSDVDASLPNKPIRVMGPPPTSGTRDSFNELALAAGCDELPEAADLSKDEHASICESVREDGAFIEAGENDNLIVQKLIGDEGMYGVFGYSFMEENSDRLQAATLNGKVPTAEAIAADDYPVARSLFFYVKKAHVGVVPGIQEYVSEFTSNAAMGQNGYLKDVGLIVPPRAALMDLMDKAENMPNLTLDELK; from the coding sequence ATGAAACTGAACAAAGCACTCGCGACTGTAGCGCTGGCAGGCTCTGTAGCCGCCATGTCTGCACCGGCCATGGCCCGTGACACCATCAGCATCGTGGGTTCTTCCACTGTTTATCCGTTCGCCACGGTTGTTGCCGAGCGTTTCGGCACCAAGACCGACTTCAGCACCCCCAAGCTGGAATCCACCGGTTCAGGCGGCGGTCTCAAATTGTTCTGTCAGGGTATTGGTACCCAGCACCCGGACATCACCAATGCGTCACGTCGCATGAAGACCTCCGAGTTCGAACTGTGCCAGAGCAACGGTGTCAAAGACATCACTGAATTCCGCATTGGTTCTGACGGCATCGTGATCGCCAGCTCCAAGGAAGCCGAGAACCTCGACATTACCCTGGAGCAGCTGTTCCTGGCCCTGGGTTCCAAGGTTCCCGTTAACGGCGAGTGGGTCGCCAACCCCAACAAGAACTGGAGCGACGTTGACGCCAGTCTGCCGAACAAGCCGATCCGTGTGATGGGGCCTCCTCCGACTTCCGGTACCCGTGACTCTTTCAACGAGCTGGCTCTTGCCGCTGGTTGCGATGAACTGCCTGAGGCCGCCGATCTGAGCAAGGACGAGCACGCTTCCATCTGTGAAAGCGTTCGTGAAGACGGCGCCTTCATCGAAGCCGGTGAGAACGACAACCTGATCGTGCAGAAGCTGATTGGCGATGAAGGCATGTACGGCGTATTCGGCTATAGCTTTATGGAAGAGAACTCCGACCGTCTGCAGGCGGCAACCCTGAATGGCAAGGTGCCGACCGCTGAAGCGATTGCTGCAGACGACTACCCGGTGGCCCGGTCACTGTTCTTCTACGTGAAGAAGGCACACGTTGGTGTAGTTCCCGGCATTCAGGAATATGTCAGCGAGTTCACCAGCAACGCCGCCATGGGCCAGAACGGCTACCTGAAAGATGTTGGTCTGATCGTGCCGCCCCGCGCTGCGCTGATGGATCTGATGGACAAGGCAGAGAATATGCCCAACCTGACCCTGGACGAGCTCAAATAA